Proteins from a genomic interval of Sphingobacterium sp. SYP-B4668:
- a CDS encoding VOC family protein: protein MNMKLGAFSISLNVKDIRASKEFYEKFGFSVFAGNLDKNYLIMKNEDSLIGLFQGMLERNMLTFNPGWDSNARALDSFDDVRAIQMSLKEDGIFPQQEVDEGSSGPAGFIVVDPDGNPILIDQHL, encoded by the coding sequence ATGAATATGAAACTTGGTGCATTTTCCATCAGCTTAAATGTCAAGGACATTAGAGCTTCGAAAGAATTTTATGAAAAATTTGGCTTCTCGGTATTTGCTGGCAATCTAGACAAGAACTACCTGATTATGAAAAATGAAGACAGTTTAATAGGACTGTTTCAAGGAATGCTTGAAAGAAATATGCTCACCTTCAACCCAGGTTGGGATAGCAATGCACGCGCACTCGATTCCTTTGATGACGTCAGAGCTATACAGATGAGTCTTAAAGAGGATGGTATCTTCCCGCAGCAGGAGGTCGATGAAGGAAGTTCAGGCCCCGCTGGTTTTATTGTTGTTGACCCTGATGGCAATCCTATCTTAATCGACCAGCATCT
- a CDS encoding ThiF family adenylyltransferase, which yields MIDDLEYKFPYKPLYFRIKNANEKAQLESLREKEQIVFVYDEIERQVLELIRCRYPGGHDSSTNPEDYIDNVLEGKTFDEYGVWIYYPWRKTLVHILDEMEFVEVRTNRNQFKITKEEQNLLLKKKVGIVGLSVGQSVALTMAMERTCGVLKLADFDELDLSNLNRLRTGIFNLSVPKVVIAAREIAEIDPYLKIEIFPEGLKPENYDAFFDVNEPLDLLVEVCDSFEVKLESRFKAKELKIPVLMDTNDRGMIDVERFDLNPDRPVFHGLAEGLTLERLRTLSAGDRATALMKIVEVDKLSARMKSSIPEIKRSLLSWPQLASEVVLGGAMTTDVCRRILLGYPIASGRYYVDMSELIGNKNK from the coding sequence ATGATAGACGATTTAGAATACAAGTTTCCATACAAACCGTTGTATTTCCGGATTAAAAATGCCAATGAAAAAGCACAATTGGAGAGTCTCCGGGAAAAAGAACAAATTGTTTTTGTATATGACGAAATTGAGAGGCAGGTTCTTGAGCTCATCCGCTGTCGTTATCCTGGAGGTCATGATTCGTCAACAAACCCTGAGGACTACATCGATAATGTTTTGGAGGGCAAGACTTTTGACGAATACGGTGTTTGGATTTATTATCCATGGCGTAAAACGTTGGTACATATACTAGACGAAATGGAATTCGTAGAAGTAAGAACCAATCGCAACCAATTTAAAATAACAAAAGAAGAACAGAATCTTCTTTTGAAAAAAAAAGTGGGTATTGTAGGGCTCTCCGTAGGTCAATCTGTAGCGTTAACCATGGCGATGGAGCGCACATGCGGTGTTCTAAAGCTTGCGGATTTTGACGAATTGGATTTGAGTAATCTGAATAGATTGAGGACGGGTATTTTTAATCTATCCGTTCCGAAAGTTGTCATTGCCGCAAGGGAAATTGCAGAGATAGACCCCTACCTAAAAATCGAGATTTTCCCAGAAGGTCTTAAACCTGAGAATTACGATGCTTTTTTTGACGTGAATGAACCCTTGGATTTGTTGGTGGAAGTCTGCGATAGCTTTGAAGTCAAATTAGAGAGCCGATTTAAAGCTAAAGAATTAAAAATACCTGTTTTAATGGATACAAATGATCGTGGAATGATAGATGTTGAACGATTTGATTTGAATCCAGATCGACCGGTATTTCACGGTTTGGCAGAAGGTCTTACGTTGGAAAGACTGCGTACATTATCGGCGGGAGACCGAGCTACGGCGCTAATGAAAATTGTTGAAGTTGATAAGCTATCTGCGAGAATGAAAAGTTCTATTCCTGAAATCAAACGTTCTCTTTTGTCTTGGCCTCAACTGGCCTCTGAAGTCGTTTTGGGAGGTGCTATGACTACTGACGTTTGTCGAAGAATATTACTTGGTTATCCTATCGCTTCCGGCCGCTACTATGTGGACATGAGTGAGTTGATAGGGAATAAAAACAAATGA